A genomic region of Methanosarcina thermophila TM-1 contains the following coding sequences:
- the rpsJ gene encoding 30S ribosomal protein S10 — MQKARIRLSGISPKDLDGVCDQVKSIAERTGVSISGPVPLPTKKLVVPTRKSPSGDGTATWDPWEMRVHKRLIDIAADERALRQLMRIQVPKDINIEIVLEG; from the coding sequence ATGCAAAAAGCTAGAATAAGACTGTCAGGCATCAGTCCCAAAGATCTGGACGGAGTCTGCGACCAGGTAAAATCTATTGCGGAAAGGACAGGAGTTAGTATTTCGGGACCTGTTCCGCTTCCCACAAAGAAACTTGTAGTTCCTACAAGAAAGAGCCCGAGCGGTGATGGAACTGCAACCTGGGATCCCTGGGAGATGCGCGTACACAAGCGCCTCATCGATATTGCTGCTGATGAGAGGGCACTCCGTCAGCTTATGAGAATTCAGGTCCCTAAAGATATCAATATCGAGATCGTACTCGAAGGGTAA
- a CDS encoding phospholipase D-like domain-containing protein: protein MSIIASLLPEVLRAIDRGVKIRLLVSHRFTPLSSLLSMQGEENFGMFKKGVDIRFTKNLNSCFGIIDESAVVLSQLHPTIVTVFFRL, encoded by the coding sequence ATGTCCATAATTGCCAGCTTGCTGCCCGAAGTTTTGAGAGCTATTGACCGCGGGGTCAAAATCAGGCTGCTTGTATCCCATCGTTTTACACCGCTTTCTTCTTTGCTTTCAATGCAGGGAGAAGAAAATTTTGGCATGTTTAAAAAAGGCGTCGATATAAGGTTTACCAAGAATCTTAACTCCTGTTTCGGTATTATTGATGAGAGTGCTGTGGTGCTATCTCAGCTTCACCCCACGATAGTGACCGTATTCTTTCGGTTATAA
- a CDS encoding TrmB family transcriptional regulator has protein sequence MTAYEAAAYLSLLKFGVSGANSICKDADVPYGKIYTVLESLAGKGFVEIQVSRPKKFRAVDPEIALNSFFEKRKFEAERDIEA, from the coding sequence TTGACGGCTTATGAAGCAGCCGCATACCTTTCTCTTTTAAAATTCGGGGTTTCTGGAGCAAATTCTATTTGTAAAGACGCCGACGTACCCTATGGGAAGATATATACTGTGCTTGAATCTCTTGCAGGAAAGGGTTTTGTAGAAATCCAGGTCTCAAGACCAAAAAAATTCAGGGCAGTTGATCCTGAAATAGCTTTAAATTCCTTTTTTGAGAAGCGAAAATTTGAGGCAGAAAGAGATATCGAAGCTTGA
- a CDS encoding cupin domain-containing protein: MKITEMKSSPEKPNPHNVSVRMLYDTENAQAVHIELKPGEALKKHITPVDVFFYVLEGKGIVEIGDETEEVSRDMLIESPAKIPHRLVNPGNEVFRVLVVKAPRQTEASRLL, encoded by the coding sequence ATGAAAATTACTGAGATGAAATCTTCACCTGAAAAGCCGAACCCCCACAATGTGAGCGTCCGGATGCTTTATGATACCGAAAACGCGCAGGCAGTACATATAGAACTCAAGCCTGGAGAAGCGTTAAAGAAACACATAACACCAGTAGATGTATTTTTTTACGTGCTTGAAGGAAAAGGAATAGTTGAGATTGGGGATGAAACAGAGGAAGTCAGCAGGGATATGTTGATTGAAAGTCCTGCTAAAATTCCTCACCGCCTTGTGAATCCTGGAAATGAGGTTTTCAGAGTGCTGGTTGTTAAAGCTCCAAGGCAAACCGAGGCTTCGCGCCTGCTGTAA
- a CDS encoding nitrite/sulfite reductase domain-containing protein — MKDNLPEKGAIVQRDRETYAIAPHLPGGIVEPETLMKIAKVAEKYGAAALKVTSAQRIAIVGLKEEDLDNVWAELDMKPGAAIGLCVRSVKFCPGTTFCKQAKQDSVSLGLKLDEKYHGMPMPSKMKMAVSGCPNSCAEPAIKDIGVMGTAKGYTLMVGGSAAATPRLAEVVAKELSEEEVLETIDRIINFYKSSGTKKRLGRFIEDIGLENFKTQVGL, encoded by the coding sequence ATGAAAGACAATTTACCGGAAAAAGGTGCAATCGTTCAGAGAGACCGTGAAACATATGCAATCGCTCCCCACCTTCCAGGAGGAATTGTGGAGCCGGAAACCCTCATGAAAATCGCTAAAGTTGCGGAAAAATATGGGGCTGCTGCCCTCAAGGTGACCTCCGCCCAGAGGATTGCAATCGTGGGGCTTAAAGAAGAAGACCTTGACAATGTGTGGGCTGAGCTTGATATGAAGCCCGGCGCAGCTATAGGGCTTTGTGTAAGAAGCGTGAAGTTCTGTCCGGGAACGACTTTCTGCAAGCAGGCAAAACAGGACTCTGTAAGTCTGGGTCTTAAACTGGATGAGAAGTACCACGGAATGCCCATGCCTTCCAAAATGAAAATGGCTGTTTCCGGCTGTCCTAATTCCTGTGCCGAGCCTGCCATCAAAGATATAGGGGTAATGGGCACTGCTAAAGGATATACTTTAATGGTTGGAGGCTCTGCAGCCGCGACTCCACGGCTTGCTGAGGTTGTCGCAAAGGAACTGTCAGAAGAAGAGGTTCTTGAGACAATTGATAGAATTATTAACTTCTATAAGAGCTCCGGTACGAAAAAGAGACTTGGGAGGTTCATTGAAGATATAGGTCTTGAGAATTTCAAAACCCAGGTAGGCTTGTAA
- a CDS encoding elongation factor EF-2, giving the protein MGRRKKMVERVITLMNEPTKIRNIGIVAHIDHGKTTLSDNLLAGAGMISKELAGRQLFMDSDEEEQARGITIDASNVSMVHTFDNEDYLINLIDTPGHVDFGGDVTRAMRAVDGAVVVVDAVEGTMPQTETVLRQALREHVKPVLFVNKVDRLINELQVDAQEMQVRLGKVIDHVNNLIKNMNPEKYKAGWKVDAAVGTVAFGSALYNWAISVPMMKKTGISFKEVFDYCKAGDMKSLAEKCPLHEAVLDMVIHFLPNPIEAQKERVPIIWHGDTKSEIGQSMINANADGELAFMVTDISVDPHAGEVATGRLFSGSLTRGMEVYTSGSIKKSRVQQVGIFMGPERLEVDKIPAGNIAAVTGLKEAIVGSTVTTLEGMTPFESIRHVSEPVVTVAVEAKHTKDLPKLIEVLRQVAKEDPTLQITLDEETGEHLMAGMGELHLEVIAHRIERDKNVEITTSKPIVVYRETVKKKIEPVEGKSPNRHNRFYIYVEPLDPEIVNAIKAGDITMEMPELERRQKLIELGMDKEEAKGIVGIFNSNIFIDMTKGIQYLNETMELVLDGFEEVMRAGPLTREPVANVKCVLVDAKLHEDAIHRGPAQVIPAARQAIQAGMLMADDTLLEPYQKVFVQVPQLLMGGATKELQGRRGVILNMTTEGDLAIIEARVPVAEMFGFAGEIRSATEGRAMWSTEFGGFDFVPSSLQNEIVGQIRERKGLKKELPKPSDFLSM; this is encoded by the coding sequence ATGGGACGAAGAAAGAAGATGGTCGAGCGCGTAATAACGCTCATGAATGAGCCGACAAAAATTAGAAATATCGGTATCGTTGCGCATATTGACCATGGAAAAACTACATTATCGGACAACCTGTTAGCCGGCGCCGGCATGATTTCAAAGGAACTTGCTGGCAGACAGTTGTTCATGGACTCCGATGAAGAAGAACAGGCAAGAGGTATCACAATTGACGCCTCTAACGTTTCAATGGTTCACACTTTTGACAATGAAGATTACCTGATCAACCTGATCGACACCCCAGGGCACGTTGACTTCGGTGGGGACGTTACCCGTGCCATGAGAGCTGTGGATGGGGCAGTCGTGGTCGTGGATGCAGTCGAAGGTACAATGCCCCAGACTGAGACCGTACTGAGACAGGCTCTCAGGGAACACGTCAAACCCGTACTTTTCGTTAATAAAGTAGACAGGCTGATCAATGAGCTGCAGGTCGATGCTCAGGAAATGCAGGTCCGTCTTGGAAAGGTCATTGATCACGTGAACAATCTCATTAAAAACATGAACCCTGAAAAGTACAAGGCAGGCTGGAAAGTTGACGCTGCAGTCGGAACTGTTGCTTTCGGGTCCGCACTTTACAACTGGGCAATCAGTGTGCCTATGATGAAGAAAACAGGGATCTCCTTTAAGGAAGTATTCGACTACTGTAAAGCTGGAGACATGAAGTCCCTGGCTGAGAAGTGCCCGCTGCACGAAGCTGTGCTTGATATGGTCATTCACTTCCTGCCAAACCCGATTGAAGCCCAGAAGGAAAGGGTACCTATTATATGGCATGGGGATACGAAATCTGAGATCGGACAGTCTATGATCAACGCAAATGCAGACGGAGAGCTCGCATTCATGGTGACTGACATTTCCGTTGATCCTCATGCAGGTGAGGTTGCAACTGGAAGGTTATTCAGTGGCTCTCTTACTCGTGGCATGGAAGTCTACACCTCAGGCAGTATAAAGAAGAGCAGGGTCCAGCAGGTGGGTATCTTCATGGGTCCCGAAAGGCTTGAAGTGGACAAGATTCCTGCAGGAAACATTGCTGCAGTTACCGGTCTTAAAGAAGCAATCGTGGGTTCCACCGTAACAACCCTTGAAGGTATGACACCTTTCGAGAGCATAAGGCACGTAAGCGAGCCCGTGGTGACTGTAGCTGTAGAAGCCAAGCACACCAAGGACCTGCCCAAACTGATTGAGGTTCTCAGACAGGTTGCAAAGGAAGACCCGACCCTTCAGATCACTCTTGACGAGGAAACCGGGGAGCACCTTATGGCAGGTATGGGAGAACTTCACCTTGAGGTTATTGCCCACAGGATCGAAAGGGACAAAAACGTGGAAATCACCACGAGCAAGCCAATTGTCGTTTACAGGGAAACCGTTAAGAAGAAGATCGAACCTGTAGAAGGAAAATCTCCGAACAGGCACAACAGGTTCTATATCTATGTTGAGCCTCTTGACCCTGAGATTGTCAATGCTATCAAAGCCGGCGACATTACCATGGAAATGCCCGAACTTGAACGCAGGCAGAAGCTCATTGAACTCGGGATGGACAAAGAAGAGGCAAAAGGCATTGTTGGGATCTTCAATTCCAATATCTTCATTGATATGACCAAAGGTATCCAGTACCTGAATGAGACAATGGAACTCGTGCTTGACGGATTTGAAGAAGTTATGCGTGCAGGCCCGCTCACAAGGGAGCCAGTTGCAAATGTAAAATGCGTGCTCGTAGATGCCAAGCTTCACGAGGATGCAATCCACAGAGGTCCGGCTCAGGTTATTCCTGCTGCAAGGCAGGCAATCCAGGCAGGTATGCTTATGGCTGACGACACCCTGCTCGAGCCTTACCAGAAGGTCTTTGTCCAGGTGCCCCAGCTTTTAATGGGTGGTGCAACAAAAGAACTGCAGGGCCGCCGTGGGGTTATTCTTAATATGACCACGGAAGGAGACCTGGCAATCATTGAGGCCAGAGTGCCTGTAGCTGAGATGTTCGGATTTGCAGGTGAGATCAGGTCTGCAACTGAGGGGCGCGCAATGTGGAGCACAGAGTTTGGAGGCTTTGACTTTGTGCCTTCCAGCCTCCAGAATGAAATTGTTGGCCAGATTAGAGAAAGGAAAGGACTGAAGAAGGAACTGCCCAAACCTTCCGACTTCCTTTCAATGTAA
- a CDS encoding ester cyclase, giving the protein MYTEENKAIVRQFFEVGPCKGDINAVNELLSPDFTMHVPLPAPAGIEGIKEVITTCRSAFEHLNVTIEDMVAEGDKVVARFTARGIHSGDFMNLPATGKPITITGIEIFRIKDGKIAELWGEVNLLGLMQQLGIFSSP; this is encoded by the coding sequence ATGTACACAGAAGAGAACAAAGCAATAGTTCGTCAATTTTTCGAAGTAGGACCTTGTAAGGGGGATATAAATGCTGTTAATGAACTGTTATCACCTGATTTCACTATGCATGTTCCCCTACCTGCTCCAGCGGGAATTGAAGGAATAAAGGAAGTAATTACTACATGCAGGTCAGCCTTCGAGCACCTCAATGTTACAATTGAGGATATGGTTGCTGAAGGTGATAAAGTGGTCGCCCGTTTTACAGCTCGAGGCATACATAGCGGCGATTTCATGAATTTACCGGCTACAGGCAAGCCTATAACCATAACTGGTATAGAGATTTTCCGCATTAAAGATGGTAAGATTGCAGAGTTATGGGGTGAGGTTAACCTACTTGGGCTCATGCAGCAGCTAGGAATTTTCTCTTCACCCTGA
- a CDS encoding ATP-binding protein, with protein MVKRMIIKIDEKKCTGCGKCVAPCAEGAIEIINGKAKVISEELCDGMGFCIGVCPEGAISIEERHTVEFDREKAEAQPKKRDISIQCFSCGAGEDISYLLPIRHNMQSLWVCTRCLPKLIHG; from the coding sequence ATGGTAAAACGAATGATAATAAAAATTGACGAAAAAAAATGTACAGGTTGCGGAAAATGTGTTGCGCCCTGCGCCGAAGGTGCTATTGAAATCATTAATGGGAAAGCAAAAGTCATATCTGAAGAACTTTGCGACGGTATGGGTTTCTGCATAGGGGTCTGTCCAGAAGGCGCAATATCGATCGAAGAGAGACACACTGTCGAGTTTGACCGGGAGAAAGCAGAGGCTCAGCCCAAGAAAAGAGATATCTCAATCCAGTGTTTCTCCTGCGGTGCCGGTGAAGATATCAGCTACCTCCTTCCTATCAGGCACAACATGCAAAGCCTGTGGGTCTGCACCCGCTGCCTTCCTAAGCTGATCCACGGTTAA
- the tuf gene encoding translation elongation factor EF-1 subunit alpha, translated as MAAEKPHLNLAVIGHIDHGKSTFVGRLMYDAGAVPPHIIEKYKEEAKQKGKESFAFAWVMDSLKEERERGITIDIAHKRFDTEKYYFTVVDCPGHRDFVKNMITGASQADAAVLVVAAPDGVMAQTKEHIFLSRTLGINQLIVAINKMDAANYDEKRYKEVVEQVSGILKMIGYKPNEIPFIPISAFFGDNVLNRSDKTPWYNGPTMMEALNNLKEPEKPSNLPLRIPVEDAYTISGIGTVPVGRVETGVMKKGDKVIFMPGGASGEVKSIEMHHEEIPQAVPGDNIGWNVRGIGKNDVRRGDVCGHVDNPPKVADEFVGQIVVLQHPSAITAGYTPVFHAHTAQIACQLIQLNKKLDPKTGQVKEENPTFLKAGDAAIVTIKPTKPMVIEPVKEIPQLGRFAIRDMGMTIAAGMCMSVKQK; from the coding sequence ATGGCAGCAGAAAAACCACACTTGAACTTAGCAGTGATTGGTCACATCGACCATGGAAAATCAACATTTGTAGGACGCTTAATGTATGATGCAGGAGCTGTACCTCCACACATCATTGAAAAATACAAGGAAGAAGCAAAGCAGAAGGGTAAAGAATCTTTCGCCTTTGCATGGGTTATGGACTCTCTTAAGGAAGAGCGTGAAAGAGGTATTACAATTGACATCGCTCACAAGAGATTCGACACCGAAAAGTACTACTTCACAGTTGTAGACTGCCCTGGTCACCGTGACTTCGTTAAGAACATGATCACAGGTGCCTCCCAGGCTGATGCAGCTGTCCTTGTCGTTGCAGCTCCCGATGGCGTAATGGCTCAGACCAAGGAACACATTTTCCTTTCCAGAACCCTCGGTATCAACCAGCTTATTGTCGCAATCAACAAAATGGATGCAGCAAATTACGACGAGAAGAGATATAAGGAAGTAGTCGAGCAGGTTTCCGGTATCCTTAAGATGATCGGGTACAAGCCAAACGAAATTCCCTTCATTCCAATCTCCGCATTCTTCGGTGACAACGTTCTTAATCGCAGCGACAAGACCCCCTGGTACAATGGTCCAACCATGATGGAAGCTCTTAACAACCTTAAAGAGCCAGAAAAACCATCCAACCTTCCACTCAGGATCCCTGTCGAAGATGCATACACCATTTCAGGTATCGGAACTGTACCAGTAGGCAGAGTTGAAACCGGTGTCATGAAGAAGGGTGACAAGGTCATCTTCATGCCTGGCGGAGCATCCGGTGAGGTTAAGTCCATTGAGATGCACCACGAAGAAATTCCACAGGCAGTCCCCGGAGACAACATAGGCTGGAACGTCCGTGGTATCGGCAAGAACGATGTCCGCAGAGGAGACGTTTGTGGTCATGTTGACAACCCACCAAAGGTTGCCGATGAGTTTGTAGGACAGATTGTTGTTCTGCAGCACCCCTCCGCAATCACTGCCGGATACACTCCAGTATTCCACGCCCACACCGCCCAGATCGCATGCCAGCTAATTCAACTTAACAAGAAGCTGGACCCGAAGACCGGGCAGGTTAAGGAAGAAAACCCAACCTTCCTCAAAGCAGGAGATGCAGCAATCGTTACAATCAAACCGACAAAGCCGATGGTTATTGAGCCCGTAAAAGAAATTCCACAGCTCGGCAGGTTCGCTATCCGTGATATGGGTATGACCATTGCTGCCGGCATGTGCATGAGTGTTAAACAGAAATAA
- a CDS encoding hemerythrin domain-containing protein → MRPTVDLKEEHKAVKLMLRILDGMCTNIESGKSVEQEHLDGLIEFMRVFVDRCHHTKEEAYLFPEMEKAGISGSGELIASLKKEHEEARQYVNRIEKAASEKGNREFSAIVENSRAYIQLLNPHIEKEDNKLFPMADTHLSETVQKDLLERFEAVEIEIIGPGKHEEFHRWLHAMRDIYIKPK, encoded by the coding sequence ATGAGACCTACAGTTGACCTAAAAGAGGAACACAAAGCTGTTAAACTGATGCTGAGAATCCTTGATGGAATGTGCACAAATATAGAATCCGGGAAAAGTGTTGAGCAGGAGCATCTTGACGGACTGATAGAATTTATGAGAGTATTTGTTGATAGATGCCACCACACAAAGGAGGAAGCTTACCTTTTTCCTGAAATGGAAAAAGCAGGAATTTCCGGTTCAGGAGAGTTAATAGCCTCACTTAAAAAAGAACATGAAGAGGCAAGGCAGTATGTCAACAGAATAGAAAAAGCAGCTTCAGAAAAGGGCAATAGAGAATTTTCAGCTATAGTTGAGAATTCGAGAGCCTATATTCAACTTCTAAATCCGCATATTGAAAAAGAAGACAATAAGCTTTTCCCGATGGCTGACACGCACCTTTCAGAGACTGTTCAGAAAGATTTGCTGGAACGTTTTGAAGCTGTGGAAATTGAAATAATAGGTCCCGGAAAGCATGAGGAATTCCACAGATGGCTACACGCTATGAGAGATATTTACATTAAACCCAAGTAA
- a CDS encoding CGGC domain-containing protein, whose protein sequence is MTEKTKPKKIAVVRCELVSETCPGVGCFKAFNERKSSFEGYDADTQMIAFFTCGGCSGRRVYRLVNTLKKYGLNAVHLSSCMLMEDSYPKCPNLDSIRKTIKDAGIEIVEGTHH, encoded by the coding sequence ATGACCGAAAAAACAAAACCGAAAAAGATAGCTGTTGTCCGCTGTGAACTGGTCTCGGAGACCTGCCCCGGAGTGGGCTGCTTCAAAGCTTTCAATGAAAGAAAATCCAGCTTTGAGGGTTATGATGCGGATACGCAGATGATAGCATTTTTCACATGTGGGGGCTGCTCGGGCAGGAGAGTTTACCGGCTGGTGAACACCCTGAAAAAATATGGGCTAAATGCTGTGCATCTCAGCTCCTGTATGCTTATGGAAGATAGTTACCCTAAATGCCCAAACCTTGATAGTATCAGAAAAACGATCAAAGACGCAGGCATAGAAATTGTTGAAGGCACACATCATTGA
- a CDS encoding DUF4139 domain-containing protein: MGVKKLLFWLILGFFGGMLLFSNLVPLSMGVIAQEYEPANNTTAINTGAGIESVIRSPRIAGNLTSDTSINLTSEAGGGVVENSEITIYEQGIALVKERREIELQSGVNQVEYTDIPSGIDPTSVIIEDAEYEDTAVLEQNYEYDVLDSSNLLEKYLGREVNVTDRNGEMYTGTLLSHSGNSIVLKTEAEQVVVIEDFSKVELADSSGLSIRPALIWQIYSPVSGARELLISYLTSGMNWKAAYILMSNAENTEADIRGWANIDNRAGITFENAVLKLVSGQINRVSEAATPVMEERAVADERATQTPFVQEPLFEYHLYTLENPVTLENNQAKQISLLSANSVPIEKKLIYDSSVSERILAYLTLQNTNESGLGMPVPAGVMRIYSTDSSGELQFLGEDRIKHTPEGEELRVSVGSAFDLTARRNETDYQRISDNVERVTYQIEINNSKSEDQPVTIVEHLYGEWEILESSDSYEEINAFTIEFRVTVPARGTKLVTYTVERRF; encoded by the coding sequence ATGGGAGTGAAGAAACTTCTCTTCTGGCTTATATTGGGATTCTTTGGGGGAATGCTGCTTTTTTCAAACCTGGTTCCCCTGAGTATGGGAGTTATAGCTCAGGAATACGAGCCTGCAAATAATACGACCGCAATTAACACAGGTGCTGGCATTGAATCCGTGATCAGGTCACCAAGGATCGCAGGAAACCTGACCTCAGACACTTCGATAAATTTAACCTCAGAAGCGGGTGGAGGGGTTGTGGAAAATTCTGAGATTACGATTTATGAACAGGGAATTGCCCTTGTGAAGGAAAGGCGAGAGATCGAGCTGCAAAGTGGGGTCAATCAGGTTGAGTACACGGATATTCCTTCCGGAATAGACCCGACTTCTGTTATCATCGAGGATGCGGAATATGAGGATACTGCTGTACTTGAGCAGAACTACGAGTATGACGTTTTGGACAGTTCGAATCTGCTTGAAAAATACCTTGGCAGAGAAGTCAATGTAACCGACAGGAACGGTGAAATGTATACCGGCACATTGTTAAGTCATTCAGGCAACAGCATAGTTCTTAAAACCGAAGCAGAACAGGTCGTGGTAATTGAGGACTTCTCAAAAGTCGAACTTGCAGATTCGTCCGGGCTTTCTATAAGACCCGCTCTCATATGGCAGATTTATTCTCCTGTATCCGGGGCGAGGGAACTTTTAATTTCCTACCTGACGAGCGGAATGAACTGGAAGGCGGCTTATATCCTGATGAGCAATGCGGAGAATACCGAGGCAGATATTAGAGGATGGGCTAACATTGACAACAGGGCAGGAATAACCTTTGAAAATGCAGTTCTGAAGCTAGTTTCAGGCCAGATAAATCGTGTTTCTGAAGCAGCGACTCCGGTTATGGAAGAAAGAGCCGTTGCTGACGAAAGAGCAACGCAAACACCCTTTGTCCAGGAGCCTCTTTTTGAGTACCATCTATATACCCTTGAAAACCCGGTAACCCTGGAAAATAACCAGGCAAAGCAGATTTCTCTGCTGTCTGCCAATTCAGTGCCCATAGAAAAGAAGCTGATCTATGATAGTTCTGTGAGTGAGAGAATCCTGGCTTATCTTACGCTTCAAAACACAAACGAAAGCGGGCTTGGGATGCCTGTTCCAGCAGGAGTTATGAGAATTTACAGTACTGATTCTTCAGGAGAGCTCCAGTTCCTTGGGGAAGACCGGATAAAACACACTCCTGAAGGCGAGGAGTTAAGAGTGAGTGTGGGCTCAGCTTTCGATCTGACAGCCAGGCGGAATGAAACCGATTACCAGCGCATAAGCGATAATGTAGAGCGGGTCACCTATCAGATCGAAATTAATAACAGTAAATCTGAGGATCAGCCCGTCACGATTGTGGAGCACCTCTACGGGGAATGGGAAATCCTGGAAAGTTCAGACAGTTATGAAGAAATCAATGCCTTTACGATAGAATTCAGAGTAACGGTGCCTGCCAGAGGGACGAAACTTGTCACTTATACAGTAGAACGCCGTTTCTGA
- a CDS encoding winged helix-turn-helix transcriptional regulator, giving the protein MKDCTVYKTMNIIGKRWTIHILLELHKGEKKEKRFNELKRKLGYITPKILSERLTELEIEGLVAKRVDDSTKPPKSEYYLTESGMDFVKIIQAIKRWGLKWKFQNEECEKAICMYCDH; this is encoded by the coding sequence ATGAAAGACTGCACAGTCTACAAGACTATGAATATCATCGGGAAAAGATGGACTATCCATATCCTTCTGGAACTGCACAAAGGAGAAAAAAAGGAAAAGCGCTTTAATGAGCTCAAAAGGAAACTCGGCTACATAACCCCTAAAATCCTTTCAGAAAGGCTGACCGAACTGGAAATCGAGGGCTTGGTTGCAAAGAGAGTTGACGACTCAACAAAGCCTCCGAAATCCGAATATTACCTGACCGAAAGCGGGATGGATTTCGTGAAAATAATACAGGCGATTAAACGCTGGGGGCTTAAGTGGAAGTTCCAGAATGAAGAGTGCGAGAAAGCCATTTGCATGTACTGTGACCACTGA
- a CDS encoding carboxymuconolactone decarboxylase family protein: MEEYGEGCCGGVRREEQEDLEHEELLESMSEKLGFTPHILEIVGELDSEFLKKYNRCNKKLLSDGALSAKTKILVALAVVASKQCERCTVVQMQSALNNGATKEEIMGLMDVIFITSGAPAVAACRDALKLLK; this comes from the coding sequence ATGGAAGAATATGGGGAAGGATGTTGCGGCGGCGTTCGTCGGGAAGAACAGGAAGATCTTGAACATGAAGAGTTACTGGAAAGCATGAGCGAGAAGCTGGGTTTCACACCACACATTCTTGAGATCGTTGGAGAGCTTGACAGTGAATTTCTTAAAAAGTATAATCGATGCAATAAAAAGTTACTGTCAGACGGAGCTCTATCTGCAAAAACAAAAATCCTTGTAGCACTTGCTGTTGTTGCATCCAAGCAATGTGAAAGATGCACAGTTGTGCAGATGCAGAGTGCACTCAACAACGGAGCTACAAAAGAAGAAATAATGGGGCTTATGGATGTTATATTCATAACCTCAGGGGCACCTGCTGTAGCAGCTTGCAGGGATGCATTGAAGTTGCTAAAGTAA